One window of the Cryptomeria japonica chromosome 7, Sugi_1.0, whole genome shotgun sequence genome contains the following:
- the LOC131032612 gene encoding L-type lectin-domain containing receptor kinase IV.1-like, translating into MVPYSSEHSRSGHGLAFMMTPHKSPVGVLPTEFLGLLNLSSNGQPYNHLFAVEFDTIKTEEFQDINDNHVGVDINELTSKESKPAGYWINKREFQDLDLNSGQNIQAWIDYDHLERELNVTILLYHKFKAASLSPQLLTVYI; encoded by the coding sequence ATGGTACCTTATTCTTCAGAGCATTCACGAAGCGGCCATGGATTGGCTTTTATGATGACCCCTCACAAGTCCCCTGTCGGGGTTTTACCAACTGAGTTTCTGGGTTTGCTTAATCTTTCGAGCAACGGACAACCCTACAATCATCTGTTTGCTGTCGAGTTTGACACAATCAAGACCGAGGAATTCCAAGACATCAACGACAATCATGTGGGTGTGGATATCAACGAACTCACCTCTAAGGAGTCCAAGCCTGCTGGTTATTGGATTAACAAAAGAGAGTTCCAAGATTTGGATCTCAACAGTGGACAGAATATTCAAGCTTGGATTGATTATGATCATCTTGAACGGGAACTCAATGTCACTATTTTGTTATACCACAAGTTCAAGGCAGCGAGCTTGTCCCCTCAACTGTTGACTGTATATATTTAG
- the LOC131032600 gene encoding L-type lectin-domain containing receptor kinase SIT2, producing MFFIIGILLLSTSLPVRANTTFIFDEFNGSALAFYGNASIQSKFISLTSESPSLFGRALYAYPVRMRDSLSFSTTFVFNMVPSASNPSLSGHGLAFIITPHKSPVGALAGQYLGLFNISTIGKAYNHLFAVEFDTGKSEEFQDINNNHVGVDLNDLTSVESKAAGYWTGDQFEQLTLNNGQSIQAWIDYSHPQKQLNVTITQAGSLRPQKPLLSLKNTSLWDILEEEMYVGFSGATGTMFEKHYILAWSFSTIGAAPVLNISNLPSSLLPNKSKSWLRPAIVVALVVPVFFCVAAAVICIRLKRNMYKDDIEEWEMEYWPHRFSYKDLYIATKGFRDDQILGSGGFGRIYKGVLASNGLEVAIKFILRHSTEGMKEFVAEISSLGRLQHRNLVQIRGYCRRGTHLFIVYDYMPNGSLDKMIFGKPKKLLGWPQRHRILRDVAAGLLYLHEECEQTVLHRDIKSSNVLLDSELRGKLGDFGLARLYERNENPQTSRVVGTIGYIAPELIRTGKATPGNDVFSFGIFMLEVACGRRPVDPSRGDSQEILVQWVRELYANDKVIDATDSNLDGEFAGEELEKVLKLGLLCCNTNAEARISIRQVVRILEGEDSITEFFPFPISFGMDNCLNESDSLTASCTWPSSSF from the coding sequence ATGTTTTTCATCATTGGAATCTTGCTCCTCTCCACATCCCTTCCTGTGCGAGCCAACACAACATTTATCTTTGACGAGTTCAATGGCTCGGCCCTGGCTTTCTATGGGAATGCTTCAATACAGTCCAAATTCATCTCCCTCACGAGTGAATCCCCCTCGCTGTTTGGCCGTGCTCTATATGCATACCCAGTCCGCATGAGAGATTCTCTCTCTTTCAGCACGACTTTCGTGTTCAACATGGTTCCTTCGGCTTCAAATCCTTCACTAAGTGGGCACGGCCTGGCGTTTATCATAACCCCACACAAGTCTCCGGTGGGAGCTTTAGCAGGTCAATACCTCGGTCTGTTCAATATTTCCACCATCGGGAAGGCCTATAACCATCTCTTCGCAGTGGAATTTGACACAGGCAAAAGCGAAGAATTTCAAGATATCAACAACAACCACGTTGGGGTAGATCTCAACGATCTTACTTCTGTAGAGTCTAAGGCTGCCGGTTACTGGACTGGCGATCAATTCGAACAACTAACTCTGAACAATGGACAGAGCATTCAGGCTTGGATTGATTACAGCCATCCTCAGAAACAGCTGAATGTTACAATAACACAAGCTGGTTCGCTTCGTCCACAGAAACCTCTGCTGTCTCTGAAAAACACGAGTCTGTGGGATATTCTGGAAGAAGAAATGTACGTTGGTTTCTCAGGAGCTACCGGAACCATGTTTGAAAAGCATTACATACTCGCCTGGAGCTTCAGTACCATCGGCGCGGCACCGGTCTTAAATATATCAAATCTTCCATCTTCCTTACTACCCAACAAGTCCAAGTCATGGCTAAGACCCGCCATAGTTGTAGCTTTGGTTGTTCCTGTCTTCTTCTGTGTTGCAGCAGCGGTTATTTGTATAAGGCTGAAAAGAAACATGTATAAAGATGATATTGAAGAATGGGAAATGGAGTATTGGCCTCACAGATTTAGCTACAAGGACTTGTATATTGCAACCAAGGGCTTCCGAGACGACCAAATTTTAGGTTCTGGAGGCTTTGGCCGGATCTACAAAGGAGTTTTAGCTTCAAATGGGCTTGAAGTTGCCATCAAATTCATTCTTAGACACAGCACTGAAGGCATGAAGGAATTCGTAGCTGAGATTTCAAGTCTTGGTCGTTTGCAGCACCGGAATCTTGTGCAAATCAGAGGGTATTGCAGGCGGGGAACACATTTATTCATAGTTTATGACTACATGCCAAATGGAAGCCTAGATAAGATGATATTTGGGAAGCCAAAGAAATTACTTGGGTGGCCACAAAGGCACAGAATTCTGAGGGACGTGGCGGCAGGATTGCTGTATCTTCACGAGGAGTGCGAGCAGACGGTCCTGCACAGAGACATTAAATCGAGCAATGTTCTTTTGGATTCGGAGCTTCGGGGAAAGCTAGGGGATTTCGGGCTTGCTCGTTTGTATGAGCGTAATGAAAATCCACAAACTAGCCGTGTTGTAGGAACCATTGGCTACATAGCCCCCGAATTGATACGTACAGGAAAGGCCACTCCCGGAAATGATGTATTCAGCTTCGGTATCTTTATGTTGGAGGTTGCATGCGGAAGGAGACCTGTTGATCCTTCTCGTGGGGATTCACAAGAAATTTTGGTCCAGTGGGTGCGCGAGCTCTATGCCAACGATAAAGTGATCGATGCAACTGATTCCAATCTTGATGGTGAGTTTGCTGGAGAGGAGTTGGAGAAGGTGCTTAAGTTAGGACTGCTATGCTGTAATACCAATGCAGAGGCGAGAATCTCCATTAGACAAGTTGTCCGAATACTTGAAGGCGAGGATTCTATTACTGAGTTTTTTCCATTTccaatttcctttggaatggataATTGTTTGAATGAAAGTGATAGTCTTACAGCTTCTTGTACTTGGCCCTCCAGTTCTTTCTAG